A segment of the Allosaccharopolyspora coralli genome:
TGGTCCGCTGCGACGGCGGCGACGGTGAGGCCTCCACAGTGGACGCGGTGTTCGCAGACGTCTCGATGCCCGGCCTCAGCGGCATGGAACTGGCCCGCGTGCTCACCGCGTTCAAGAACCCGCCCGCCCTCGTGTTCATCACCGGGCACGAGGAGAACGCGCTGGAGGCGTGGGAAGTCGGCGCGCTCGACTACATCATGAAACCCGCCAACGCCGAGCGCATCGATCGTGCACTCCGGCTGATCGAACGCACCAGGGCGCTCGACGCCGAGCCGGACGCGGCCCCGGCGGCTGCCGCGCAGCCGGAGTCCGAGGAGGTCATCCCCGTCGAGCTGGCGGGCACGACGAAACTCGTGCCTCGGTCGTCGGTGCGCTGGGTCGAGGCCCAGGGCGACTACGCCCGGCTGCACACCACGGAAGGTTCGCACCTGGTGCGCATTCCGCTGGCACAGCTGGAGGAACGCTGGGCCGATGCCGGGTTCGTGCGCATCCACCGCTCCTACCTGGTGTCGCTGAGCCTGGTCAGCGAGCTGCGGATGGTCGCGTCGGGCTACTCCGTGCTCGTCGGAGGCGGGGAACCGAAGGAACTGCCCGTCAGCCGCCGGCACACCCGCGAGCTCAAGGACCGGCTGGTGCGCGCGCCGCGCAACACCTGGGGGGCGCAGTGACCGGTGTCGGGCTCCCGGTGGCCGGACCGTGAGCAGGAGCCCTGACGAGCCGACGCGGCCCAGCCAGTCGGCACGACCCGCGCCGCCCTTTCGCGGCCGCCACGGCTCCCACCGGCAGGCCGACCGGTCCCGGACGGATCGGGGTTCGCTGTCCGACCGCCTCGGCGTTCCGGACCGCTTCGGCGACGCCGTGCGGAACCTGCGGCGCGACTCCGGGGCGCCGCGGCGTAAGCGGGTCGTCCTCGCCGACCGGCGCGGTGTTCGACCCGTTCAGCGCACCGTGGTCGACCTCGGGGAGCGACCGGGCGTCGGCGAGTCCCTGGTGCGGCTGCTGATTCGCAACCAGCTCCGGACCGCGCTGGTGCTCGGCGGACTCGCGGCGCTCGCGTTGGCCGGCCTGCCGCTGCTGTTCTGGCTGTTGCCGGAGTTCGCCGCGGCGAGCGTGTTCGGAGTGCGCCTGAGCTGGCTGCTGCTCGGCGTCCTGCCGTTCCCGTTCCTGCTGGGGATCGGGTTCGTGAGCACCCGCATCGCCGAGCGCCACGAGCGGGACTTCGTCAATCTGGTCGAGCGCTGAGCGTGCGGGCGGTGGACGTGCACGGCTGGCCCGTCGGGGCGTGGGCCGTCGAGGGTGGATTCGGCACCCACTCGGCGACGGTCGGCTGGACACTGGCTGGTGTCGCCGCGATGGTCGTCGCGACGTTCGCGCTCGGCGTGTGGGGTGCGCGCACGGCGCGGACCACCTCGGACTTCCTGGCCGCACGGCGACTGGTCGGGGTGGAGCGCAACGCGGCGGCGATCTCGGGCGAGTACCTGTCGGCGGCGTCGTTCTTGGGGATCGCCGGTCTGGTGCTCAAGGACGGGGTGGACGCGCTGTGGTTCCCGATCGGGTTCGCGGCCGGATACGTGGCCCTGCTGTTGTTCGTCGCCGCCCCGCTGCGCCGCTCCGGCGCGTACTCGTTGCCGGATTTCGCCGAGGCGCGGCTGGAATCGCTGCGGTTGCGGTGGTTGACGACGGTGGTGGTCGTCCTCATCGGATGGATGTATCTCGTGCCGCATCTGCAGGGCGCCGGCGTGGTGTTCACCGCGGTGAGTGGGTGGCCGCAGTGGGTCGGTGTCGTGGTCGTGGCCGGCTCGGTCGTGGTGAGCGTCCTCGGCGGCGGAATGCGGGCCGTGACCCTCGTTCAGGCTTTTCAGTACTGGGCGAAGATCTTCGCGATCACGCTGCCCGCATTCGCGTTGATCGCGATGTTCCTGGCGTCCGAGTCGCCGTACCGGCGAGGGCTGGACGCCCCGCTGCCGCCCACGTTCGAACGCGACACGACGGTGAGCGTCGAGACTCAGGTCCGGGTCCAGGTCGTCGAACCCGTGTGGCTGGAAGTCACCGAAGGGGCCCGAGAAGGACCCGTCGGTGTCGGCGTCGTCCATCTGGCGCCGGGAACGCACACGATCCCCTCGGGCACCGAGATGCGGTTCCCGGCCGGAACGGCCGTCCCGGTGGTCTCCGACGCGGACCCGGACAACGCCTCGTGGCTGCAGCCGTCCTCCGACGGCCCGACCGGCCTGTTCGGGACGTATTCGCTGATCACCGCGTTGTTCCTGGGCACGATGGGGTTGCCGCACGTCCTGGTGCGCTACTACACGAACCCGAGCGGGCACACCGCGCGGCGGACCACGCTCTACGTGCTGGCGCTGTTGGGCACCTTCTACCTGTTCCCGACGATCTTCGGGCTGCTGTCCCGATTCTTCGTGCCGAAGTTGCTGGTGACGGGCGAGACCGACGCGGCGGTGCTGATGTTGCCGCAGGCGATGATCGGCGGAGGGCTGGGCGGCGTCCTGGCGGCGGTGACGGCGGCGGGGGCCTTCGCCGCGTTCCTGTCGGCCTCCACCGGTCTGCTGGCCGCGATCGCCGGCGTGTTCTCGACCGACGTCGTGCGGTCGCGGACCGTGGATTTCCGGCTGGTGACGTTGTTCGCGGCCGCGGTTCCGGTGGGAGTCGCACTGATGCTGCCCGCAGGGGACATCGCCGAGGGGGTCGGGCTGGCGTTCGCGATGGCCGCATCGACGTTCTGCCCGCTGCTCGTGCTCGGCATCTGGTGGCGCGGTCTGACCGCCGCGGGAGCGGCGAGTGGTGTGGTCGTGGGCGGCGGCCTCGTGCTGCTGGCCGCGCTGCTCGGAGTGGCCTACGACGACCCGGAGTCGTGGTCCTCGGTGGTGACCTCGCGCCCCGCTGCGGTTACCGTGCCGCTCGCGTTCCTGGTGAGCTGGGTCGTGAGCAAGGGAACCGCCGCACGCGTGCCGTCGTTCGTTTCGAGCATCATGCTGCGCATGCACACGCCCGACCGGCTCGGGGCCGTCGATGACAGTGCCGGGGACGAGGACGCCGTCACCGGTCGTCACCGAAGCTGACCGCCGTCCACATCCCGAGAATCACCCCGCCGGAGCAGGGCGCCGGAGTGCGGCCTCAACAGGAGAAACGGGTGTTCATTCGATCGTAGTAATTCATTCTCCCGTCCGGTCTTCCCGGAGCGGGCTCCACCTCCGTAGCGTGACGAGGCTACTACCGACGGCTCAATGTGTGGGAACCTGTCTCACCACCTGAGCTGTTTACCCGTCAACGGAAGGGGAGCCGTGAGCACTACGGACCAACCGGGGTCCGGGGGCGGCATCGACGCCGAAACCTGGGCCGCCGCACGTCAGAGCCCTGAATTCGAGCTGCTTCGCACACGCTTGCGGAACTTCGTCTTCCCGGTATCGGTCGGCTTCCTCGCCTGGTACCTGGTGTACGTGCTGCTCGCCGACTACGCGCACGGCTTCATGAGCATCAAGCTCGTCGGCAACATCAACGTCGGCCTCGTACTCGGCCTGCTCCAGTTCGTGTCCACGTTCGCGATCACGGCCTGGTACGTCCGCTACGCCGACACGAAGCTCGACCCGCTGGCCGACGAGATCCGTGAGCGCGTCGAAGGAGGCGCCGACAAGTGAGCACACCCGTCCTTGCCGACAGCCCCGTCCTCGCCGACAGCTCTGCCTTCGCAGGCACTGCCGTCCTCGCGCAGGTCAACGAGGTCACCGCGAACCGGTGGCTCAACATCGGCATCTTCGCGCTGTTCGTCGCGTTCACCATGGTGATCGTGTTCCGCGCGAGCAAGAACACCAAGACCGCCACCGACTACTACGCCGCCGGGCGCGCGTTCTCCGGGCCGCAGAACGGCATCGCGATCTCCGGTGACTACCTCTCCGCCGCGTCGTTCCTCGGGATCGCCGGCGCCATCGCCGTCTACGGCTACGACGGCTTCCTGTACTCGATCGGCTTCCTGGTGGCGTGGCTCGTCGCGCTGCTGCTCGTCGCCGAACTGCTGCGCAACACCGGCCGGTTCACGATGGCCGACGTGCTCAGCTTCCGGATGCGGGAGCGTCCGGTGCGCGTCGCCGCCTCCACCTCGACGCTGGCCGTGTCGTTCTTCTACCTGCTGGCACAGATGGCCGGTGCGGGCGGGCTCATCGCCCTGCTGCTGGGCATCACCAACACGTTCGGCCAGTCGCTGGTCATCGCGGTCGTCGGCGCACTGATGATCGTCTACGTGATGGTCGGCGGGATGCGCGGCACCACCTGGGTGCAGATCATCAAGGCGGCGCTGCTCATCACCGGTGCCTTCGCCATGACGATCTGGGTCCTGGCACTGTTCGGATTCAATCTCTCGGAGCTGCTCGGTGCCGCCGTCGAGCGCGCGGGTGACGGCGGCGAGGAGCTGCTCAACCCGGGTGCCCAGTACGGCGAGACCGCCGCCTCGCGGCTGGACTTCGTGTCCCTGGGTATCGCCCTGGTGCTCGGTACCGCCGGACTGCCGCACGTGCTGATGCGCTTCTACACCGTGCCGACCTCCAAGGAGGCCCGCCGCTCGGTGGTCTGGGCGATCTGGCTGATCGGCGCGTTCTACCTGTTCACGCTGGTGCTCGGCTACGGGGCGGGTGCACTCGTCGGACCGGAGACGATCCAGAACGCTCCCGGCGGGGTGAACTCCGCGGCGCCGCTGCTGGCCTTCGAGATCGGCGGGCCGCTGCTGCTCGGGTTCATCTCGGCGGTCGCGTTCGCCACGATCCTCGCGGTCGTGGCCGGTCTGACGATCACGGCCTCCGCGTCGTTCGCGCACGACATCTACACCAGCGTGCTCAAGCGCAGCACGACGGAGGACAAGAAGGGCGAGGTCCGGGTCGCCCGGATCACCGCAGGCGTCATCGGTGTCGTCTCCATCCTCGGCGGTATCGCCGCCAACGGTCAGAACATCGCGTTCCTGGTCGCGCTGGCGTTCGCGGTCGCGGCCTCGGCGAACCTGCCGACGCTGCTGTACTCGCTGTTCTGGCGACGGTTCAACACCACCGGTGCGCTGTGGAGCATCTACGGCGGTCTCACGATCACGATCCTGCTGATCGTGTTCTCGCCGGCGGTCTCCGGTGACGAGGAGGCGATGTTCCCGATGGTGGACTTCGCGCTGTTCCCGCTGAAGAACCCGGGTCTGATCTCGATCCCGGCCTCGTTCCTGCTCGGCTACCTCGGCACGATCTTCAGCAAGGAGTCGGCCGACCCGGAGAAGCAGACCGAGATGGAGGTCCGCTCCCTCACCGGTGCCGGCTCGGAAAAAGCCGTCTCCCAACACTGATCCATCAGGCGAACGGCACTCTCGCCCCGTCACGTGGGGCGAAAGTGCCGTTCGCCCCATCATCGTTCTGGTGCGAACGGCACTCTCGCCTCGTCTCGTGGGGTGAAAGTGCCGTTCGCTCCATGTTCGGGTGAGGGTGCCGGCTGCCTGGCGTGGGGGACGGCCCCATCATCGCTTTGGTGCGAACGGCACTTTCGCCTCGTGTGGTGGGGTGAAAGTGCCGTTCGCCTCGGGCTGGGGAACGGACGTTGCTGGGTGGGTGGCACCCTCACGCGGGCGCAACGGGGTTCATGGCAGCATCGAGGCGTGACTACCCCGATGCAGGTGCCCGGAATGCAGCCGGAAGATCTCCCCGCCGAGGTCCCCTCCGCGAACAGCGCGCTGCTCGACGTCCGCGAACAGGAGGAGTGGGACGCCGGCCACGCGCCTGGCGCGGTGCACATCCCGATGGCCGAGATCCCGCAGCGCCTCGACGAGGTGCCCGAAGCCGACCAGGTGTTCGTGATCTGCCGCTCGGGTGGGCGCTCGTCGAAGGTCACCGCCTACCTCAACGCGAACGGGTGGGACGCGGTGAACGTCGAACGCGGCATGAACGGCTGGTCCGCCGGTGGCCGCCCCGTCGTCACCGACACCCCCGACGCCGAGGCGTACGTGCTCTGATGAACCGACCGCCGGGTCCGCCGCGCCGGATGGAGTGGGTCGCCTCTCCACCCGACGGCCACCGGCCGCGACCCCGTCGCAGGCCTGCCCAGCCGTACGCGGGCCCGCCGTCGTACCCGGCGGTGCCTCGCTGGGGGTTCCCGACCCTGACGTGGCGCTGGCCGCTCGCGCTGCCCACCGGCAGTCAGGCCGACCCGGTGCAGCGCGTGGCGTCGCTGGGCGCGACCGCCGTGTCGACGCTGTGGATCACTGCCGTGCTCGCGGGGCTGTCCGCACTGGCGGAAGGGTGGCGCTACGTGCTGCTGCTGCGCAGCCGGGGCGAAGCGCTGC
Coding sequences within it:
- a CDS encoding LytR/AlgR family response regulator transcription factor, which translates into the protein MSTRQNTAGLVVLAVDDERDGLNEMQYQLGRNARVAQVLTAFDAAEALRLVRCDGGDGEASTVDAVFADVSMPGLSGMELARVLTAFKNPPALVFITGHEENALEAWEVGALDYIMKPANAERIDRALRLIERTRALDAEPDAAPAAAAQPESEEVIPVELAGTTKLVPRSSVRWVEAQGDYARLHTTEGSHLVRIPLAQLEERWADAGFVRIHRSYLVSLSLVSELRMVASGYSVLVGGGEPKELPVSRRHTRELKDRLVRAPRNTWGAQ
- a CDS encoding sodium/solute symporter, giving the protein MVVATFALGVWGARTARTTSDFLAARRLVGVERNAAAISGEYLSAASFLGIAGLVLKDGVDALWFPIGFAAGYVALLLFVAAPLRRSGAYSLPDFAEARLESLRLRWLTTVVVVLIGWMYLVPHLQGAGVVFTAVSGWPQWVGVVVVAGSVVVSVLGGGMRAVTLVQAFQYWAKIFAITLPAFALIAMFLASESPYRRGLDAPLPPTFERDTTVSVETQVRVQVVEPVWLEVTEGAREGPVGVGVVHLAPGTHTIPSGTEMRFPAGTAVPVVSDADPDNASWLQPSSDGPTGLFGTYSLITALFLGTMGLPHVLVRYYTNPSGHTARRTTLYVLALLGTFYLFPTIFGLLSRFFVPKLLVTGETDAAVLMLPQAMIGGGLGGVLAAVTAAGAFAAFLSASTGLLAAIAGVFSTDVVRSRTVDFRLVTLFAAAVPVGVALMLPAGDIAEGVGLAFAMAASTFCPLLVLGIWWRGLTAAGAASGVVVGGGLVLLAALLGVAYDDPESWSSVVTSRPAAVTVPLAFLVSWVVSKGTAARVPSFVSSIMLRMHTPDRLGAVDDSAGDEDAVTGRHRS
- a CDS encoding DUF485 domain-containing protein codes for the protein MDAETWAAARQSPEFELLRTRLRNFVFPVSVGFLAWYLVYVLLADYAHGFMSIKLVGNINVGLVLGLLQFVSTFAITAWYVRYADTKLDPLADEIRERVEGGADK
- a CDS encoding solute symporter family protein, with amino-acid sequence MVIVFRASKNTKTATDYYAAGRAFSGPQNGIAISGDYLSAASFLGIAGAIAVYGYDGFLYSIGFLVAWLVALLLVAELLRNTGRFTMADVLSFRMRERPVRVAASTSTLAVSFFYLLAQMAGAGGLIALLLGITNTFGQSLVIAVVGALMIVYVMVGGMRGTTWVQIIKAALLITGAFAMTIWVLALFGFNLSELLGAAVERAGDGGEELLNPGAQYGETAASRLDFVSLGIALVLGTAGLPHVLMRFYTVPTSKEARRSVVWAIWLIGAFYLFTLVLGYGAGALVGPETIQNAPGGVNSAAPLLAFEIGGPLLLGFISAVAFATILAVVAGLTITASASFAHDIYTSVLKRSTTEDKKGEVRVARITAGVIGVVSILGGIAANGQNIAFLVALAFAVAASANLPTLLYSLFWRRFNTTGALWSIYGGLTITILLIVFSPAVSGDEEAMFPMVDFALFPLKNPGLISIPASFLLGYLGTIFSKESADPEKQTEMEVRSLTGAGSEKAVSQH
- a CDS encoding rhodanese-like domain-containing protein produces the protein MQPEDLPAEVPSANSALLDVREQEEWDAGHAPGAVHIPMAEIPQRLDEVPEADQVFVICRSGGRSSKVTAYLNANGWDAVNVERGMNGWSAGGRPVVTDTPDAEAYVL